CTTATTAAGAGAGAAACTGTACTCTAAAGAGCTCCAAGCTGAGCAGATGGAAGCTGAACTTGCTACAGCAGTGAGAGGAAACGACATACTCAGATCCGAGATGCAAAATGCTTTGGATAATCTTTCAAGCTTAACTCACAAGTTGAAGGACCTCGAACTTCAGGTCAGTCTAGCCTAACCCACGAGAgtattgaaatttgtttattaaaCTCATCTAATGAATCTGCCTTGTGGGTAAATAACTAGGTAGTTTTTTCAATTGCTATTACTTAAGCCTGTTAACCAATCTCCTGGAAAAATTGTTGAGGCAGATGTTGAAGAAAGATGAGAGTAGAAATTGCCTTCAAAATGATCTGCAACAGTCTAACAGGGAATTGACAATGATGAGGGGAAAGTTGCCCAAAGTGACCGAGGAGAGAGATTATATGTGGGAGCAAGTGAAGCAATATAGTGAGCAGAATATGCTGTTGAACGCAGAGGTGAATGTattgaagaagaagatagaGACACTTGAAGAAAACAACCTCGAGAAGGAAGGTCAAATATCCATCTTGCAAGACTCTCTTGCCAAAAGATCCTTTGATGATCTCCTTGGGAGTCCCGAACATAAATTTTTCGGTACAAAGTTACTATAATAACTTGTTTTCTCACAGGCCTATTTCATTGTTCATAGTTACCAACATCTGTGAatgagttgtttttttttttattgttgctctttttttatagtttctttCACAGCCTTTTTTCTTTACATAAGTGTAAGATCggacagaaaaattaaaaatacaaggttaCGGTTTCCCCAATTCCTCGGGGAATCATCTTGTTGCTGATTGATGCTCACATGAAAATTAGTCTCAACTTCGGTTGTTAAAGGCACTCATTGGCTTATCACATATTGAATTAGAAATAAGTCaagtcaatttattttttaataaaccaGAAATTTTGTAATCTCTAAGTAGATTAAGTAGTTATCTTActtaagtatatatatttttttctaatttattttatatatttattatgtataatcAAAATGTATTGACCATGactcatttatatataatagtacAATTTAAGTGttcatttattttacaaattatttctaGTGAAAATTAATGTGTTAACCTAATTggacaaacaaataaattaagaacCTAAATCATTCAAtagttgataaaaaatattataatattttaaaagaacaaattatcatctcacataataaaaaaaaaacaattttagtaaaaaatgaaaaaaaataataaataattgttcatGGTGGATTTTAGATCTAACTTAACTCCAATTTGATTTACATCtattcatatttgaatttttttttcctaacatAATGTGATTGAATAGTTCTATCCATGGCATTCTTATCAAACAAAAGACTTAATTATTGGTTTGGTATTTTGACGGGAAAGTTTCTAAGTTAACcgctatttaaaaataaataaatttaattgcatctttatttttgaaaagtacttcaattatctttatttttgtatttattcttTCAGCAGAGGACGCATTCGTAACCATCAccaattatacaattaaatagtttttaatttggCACACGAGGAAAGAAAAAAACGGTGAAGGAAACTACGTCGATATTTGCATATAGCATTTTAAGTGTACATACAAATcccatatttttaaataagtaatcCTTGTTGATGGTCCAAATAAGAACTATAGAGATGCAGCTTTCCAGAAGTCAATTGGCATCCTTTGCTGAATCCAAAGAAAAAGTGTAAGCACAAGAACATAGTAATAATGGTACttacaaaacaaatttatgCAATGCTCACTACTACAATCCATGCTGCATATAATAAGTTCATGGCTACAGATACATGTTAGAAAACTACCTTGTCAATTGgcattttctctctcactgaATCAACAAGTGATAAATCAATATCAGATACTACAATGCCTGTAGACAAACGATCTGAAAAAGGAACACAAAGCCAACCATGGATGGAATTCAGCAAACTTTGgtttaaacaaaagaaattttggTACTGCAAGAAACTACATCAAGCAAATTTTGGTACTGTTGAGTTTTTTACCTGGTAATCGGCCAACAATTGTCCCCCATGGATCGATAATTAATGTGTCACCATAGCTTTCTCTTTTATCACCATGTTTTCCTGTTTGAGCAGCAGCAATGACCTGATAGTTCATTCATCAAACCACATTTATATaagtggaaaaagaaaacaatagttTAAACATATTTCCTCAAATAACTTGCAAGTATCTTGTTCTAATCATAACAAATGcataaaagcaaaaagaaaagctatGAATATGGAAATTATAACTGATTTGTGTAAAGAATTTAGCTTGTTCAATCCAATGATGGAAGCATGGGAGAAGAAGGGGAAGAATAGTAATGTTAAATGCAAAAATGAATTCTTACATAACATTGAGTCTCAATTGCACGGGCACGAAGAAGAATCTCCCAGTGTGCAGCACCTGTAACTTTAGTGAATGCTGAAGGTACCAACAGTACCTGCATGTTGTAAAACGAATGAAAATTTTACATTCTAGACAACCAAATTTAATCAAGAAAGTCATATTTCCACTCATTACCTGAGCTTCATGTTTGAAACGTAACAATTGGTACACCTCAGGAAATCTCAGATCATAGCATACACTGAGCCCCAGACGCCCAATAGGACTGTCTACTGCAACAATATCCTTGCCTGAAAACACCAGGAAGATAGATTTTCACATGAAAACATCATCCTTCGTTGTTCATATATCATATTAAGTGTGCTTATCTTCTCTGGCAAACACTCCCCATTCCCAGTTTCACCACAAAAATGTACTAATTCTGCTCTCCATTTTCAGCAAGAGGAAATGAAGTTGAAGGAAACAAATATCACATACAATTGAAGGAAAAGTATATAGTTGGAAATATCATGAGAATCACATGACTAATACTAATCATGTTCCTTGTTTTTCTTCCTTGTTCTTTTTAGGAGGAAGCAGgcatatgaaaattttaaaccagcctcagacttttcagaatgaATGTTACACTCAGGACTAACCAGAACAAAGGCTCGTTAATCTTCAATACTTCGTAGAGAGAGTAAATATCAAACCTGGTTCTGTGAAACTACTTTCTTTATATACCCTTCCACCGGGAACATCTACATCAaacctttaaataaaataaagtaaaaaataaatatcaattgtTTATACAGCCACAATAGCACAAACAGAAAGCAGAAAAATTTCTCAATTAGGGAGGACGTACACACATAAACTATATATATCTAGGAGTTGATAAACAATCATATACATTATTAATAGTTGCAAGTATTATGAGTCACAGATCTTACAGGTGTATCTTTCTATAAGAGCTTCTAATTTTCCCAGTCTCATCTACTATAACGTGAGTATTACACAAGTGTTGAGGATCAGATCCTTTCTCTTGGAAGCCTCCAAGTGACAACCAAATGCTGGATTCTCTGCAGTGCATTAGAACATGTAAAGTATACACATTTTCcacaaaaaatgcaaaaaaaagacaaattgtTCACACCCATGAGGAGTCTTAAAGTGGATTAAGAACTCAGAAAAGCAAAGTAAACTCTACTATGGGTAACCTGGTGCCCTCTGGAAACCATCATGTTGGTTACAAGGGTCAAAGACCCTACAATCCTCAATCAAAGAGGGTTTGCAAACACTTGGTTGTTTGGATGATTAACAATGGAAGAGttgaaatatgaagaaaatgaagagatGGGTATAAGTATGACCTGGCCAAAGAGCAATACTGGTTCATAATTGGTCCATCCAATGGTTGAGCAACACTAAGACTGTCCCCATCCTTGGTACCCACATAAGAGAAGGCCTCAGGAAAGCAAAGCAATTTGGCTCCAGCTGAAGCTGCTTCCTTTGCACACCAAACCCAATACTCAgtattcaaaagaaaaacagtacaaaaagcatataaaatagaagaggaaaataaaggaaacccagaaaagaaa
This genomic interval from Vigna radiata var. radiata cultivar VC1973A chromosome 8, Vradiata_ver6, whole genome shotgun sequence contains the following:
- the LOC106771091 gene encoding nitrilase-like protein 2 isoform X1 is translated as MHMHCVQTSAIGGFASPIPKSSLSLSSTTMATPSPNSLRVAAAQMTSVSDLAANFATCSRLVKVFFLLHIFFSGFPLFSSSILYAFCTVFLLNTEYWVWCAKEAASAGAKLLCFPEAFSYVGTKDGDSLSVAQPLDGPIMNQYCSLARESSIWLSLGGFQEKGSDPQHLCNTHVIVDETGKIRSSYRKIHLFDVDVPGGRVYKESSFTEPGKDIVAVDSPIGRLGLSVCYDLRFPEVYQLLRFKHEAQVLLVPSAFTKVTGAAHWEILLRARAIETQCYVIAAAQTGKHGDKRESYGDTLIIDPWGTIVGRLPDRLSTGIVVSDIDLSLVDSVREKMPIDKQRMPIDFWKAASL
- the LOC106771091 gene encoding nitrilase-like protein 2 isoform X2, translated to MHMHCVQTSAIGGFASPIPKSSLSLSSTTMATPSPNSLRVAAAQMTSVSDLAANFATCSRLVKEAASAGAKLLCFPEAFSYVGTKDGDSLSVAQPLDGPIMNQYCSLARESSIWLSLGGFQEKGSDPQHLCNTHVIVDETGKIRSSYRKIHLFDVDVPGGRVYKESSFTEPGKDIVAVDSPIGRLGLSVCYDLRFPEVYQLLRFKHEAQVLLVPSAFTKVTGAAHWEILLRARAIETQCYVIAAAQTGKHGDKRESYGDTLIIDPWGTIVGRLPDRLSTGIVVSDIDLSLVDSVREKMPIDKQRMPIDFWKAASL